Proteins from a genomic interval of Osmia bicornis bicornis chromosome 13, iOsmBic2.1, whole genome shotgun sequence:
- the LOC114875041 gene encoding trafficking protein particle complex subunit 10 isoform X2, giving the protein MVEWRRSFSRPVKQVKLGATFVPFSKDILPTEKSVHLIKQPIFHIYWTECSDVDTYKTSIREDIDNWLKTLSQYHIQDWMIVLVETYDIKKTNKLLPRTTVLDKIRSDFASKNGDRCVSVINPIKSEMRSAESWRGLISRIRHLMLVAYDKTLSRFEDIIREQRESRNHPNWNFCHYFLLQEELAFVLQMLGLYDEALVQYDELDALFTQFVLNSNVGDIPGWLNLFQAPLNNWKGVNLSSGTNHQLRFLLAECKASLLDLRSYLFSRQCAMLLALNKPWEVAQRCLSFVHNTLSELRILEIQRPEGSIECWSFLCALEVLQACQLSSYNNDNNQQLDLCSLHTASLWALARDKLGNLGRLCGLMPGSEPTSEQLHTVVYLIAGMGDSESQVEGKLTPTDKLKEALSSKEAFKKQYLEHAELAMGTYKHVGRIRSARLIGKELAQFYSELAENQKAVAFLSDALKTYTDEGWNHLAAQTQLELAQCYKRMDDVEKYTKVCAAISSLDVLHITVRNTYFEEMFGYMKLISLPQPLLVELRCAFVILSMEVKVMDKVVQDCVVHIEVSVQSLFPREVKCTKASVSVEEIQKPQLSNKKKGSKLPVEPSIPLLSKCTLEDMKPFDPSLLQLQVYSYFDYKEDKSLGSASVVHKNTKPVVRRSDSTKHRKPSVNAKGDFSKALSCNEFVMKPGVNTFTLVRHVDQPGFYKIGQLSLVIEEKLEFLSPILNPRLCYEVAKTQPVVSLKCGRDLLAGLIQDIELTIMSGSIKITKDMKLKLRTSRGLTIQVDNSKDAMSKELEVSLPVCEPFQTIRLKFKALAELPPKKDTLSMEHKLNIQCPWNSEESIPLHFGPPLMSNMKLHTAKQRKFLQIIVTGLTNQLLQLIEPELTTITSIDVNFKSLNPIAGQRLVIGNGINVSFMWELEIGKDEKSLIPIKTDFRVKYVPINDAEELNDLLTDDPLQTHHLQRMEKSCSVYRCNFDITDYVTLFTVSSKVEAAGNGGEFCRAGSMCHLYLTVTRMLPTPNPNPTPQLMYEVLADQAMWAVCGRTAGIVSLEVLEKQSVTLDVMPLTSGYLPLPVVRLSRYIPAPESKSDMIRKNEISSSSRLEPFSPGQVYNASKAQQVHVLPAAPSEAN; this is encoded by the exons ATGGTGGAATGGCGTAGGTCATTTAGTAGACCAGTCAAACAAGTCAAATTGGGGGCAACTTTTGTGCCATTTTCCAAAGACATTCTTCCAACTGAGAAGAGTGTACACCTAATAAAACAACCAATATTTCATATATATTGGACTGAATGTTCT GATGTAGATACTTACAAGACAAGTATCAGAGAAGACATTGATAATTGGTTGAAAACATTATCACAGTATCATATTCAGGACTGGATGATTGTTTTAGTAGAAACCTATGATATTAAGAAAACTAATAAATTATTACCTAGAACAACAGTTCTGGATAAAATTCGGAGTGATTTTGCTTCTAAGAATGGCGATAG ATGTGTTTCTGTAATAAATCCAATCAAATCCGAAATGCGTTCAGCTGAATCGTGGAGGGGTTTAATCAGTCGTATACGCCACTTAATGCTAGTAGCATATGATAAAACATTGTCACGTTTTGAAGATATTATTAGAGAACAAAGAGAAAGTAGAAATCATCCAAATTGGAATTTCTGCCACTATTTTTTGCTACAG GAAGAACTTGCATTTGTTTTACAAATGTTAGGATTGTATGATGAAGCATTAGTTCAGTATGACGAGTTAGATGCTCTCTTTACACAGTTTGTGCTTAATTCCAATGTAGGAG aTATTCCAGGATGGTTAAATTTGTTTCAAGCACCATTAAATAATTGGAAAGGCGTCAATTTAAGTAGTGGTACAAATCATCAACTAAGATTTCTTTTGGCCGAGTGTAAGGCATCATTATTAGATCTTAgaagttatttatttagtagACAATGTGCCATGTTACTAGCTCTTAATAAACCATGGGAG gtCGCACAAAGGTGCTTATCATTTGTTCATAACACATTAAGCGAATTACGTATCTTAGAAATTCAACGACCCGAAGGATCCATTGAATGTTGGTCTTTCCTTTGTGCACTAGAGGTATTACAAGCTTGTCAATTATCGTCTTacaataatgataataatcaACAGCTAGATCTTTGCTCCTTGCATACAGCTAGTCTGTGGGCACTTGCTAGAGATAAA CTAGGAAATTTAGGAAGATTATGTGGTTTAATGCCTGGAAGTGAACCAACTAGCGAACAATTACATACAGTTGTTTACCTTATAGCTGGTATGGGAGATTCTGAATCACAGGTAGAAGGAAAATTAACTCCTACTGATAAGTTGAAGGAAGCGCTTTCATCGAAAGAAGCgtttaaaaaacaatatctTGAACATGCAGAATTAGCTATGGGTACTTACAAACACGTAGGCCGTATTCGATCAGCCAGATTGATAGGAAAAGAATTAGCACAATTTTATAGCGAACTCGCAGAGAATCAGAAAGCTGTTGCATTTTTATCTGATGCTTTGAAAACTTATACCGATGAAGGTTGGAATCATTTAGCAGCACAAACTCAATTGGAATTAGCTCAGTGTTACAAAAGAATGGACGATGTAGAAAAATATACGAAAGTTTGTGCAGCTATTTCTAGTTTGGATGTATTACATATTACTGTCCGTAACACATATTTTGAAGAAATGTTTGGATACATGAAATTGATCTCATTACCCCAACCATTACTTGTAGAACTTAGATGTGCTTTTGTAATACTGAGTATGGAAGTTAAAGTGATGGATAAGGTAGTACAAGATTGTGTGGTTCATATTGAGGTCAGTGTACAAAGTTTATTTCCTAGAGAAGTAAAATGCACTAAAGCGTCTGTATCCGTCGAAGAGATTCAAAAACCTCAATTATCTAACAAAAAGAAAGGTTCAAAATTACCAGTTGAACCATCAATACCACT atTATCGAAATGTACTCTAGAAGATATGAAACCATTTGATCCGAGTTTACTTCAGTTACAAGTATATTCATATTTCGATTACAAAGAAGATAAAAGTCTTGGATCTGCTAGTGTTGTACACAAAAATACTAAACCCGTTGTCAGACGTTCTGATAGCACAAAACATAGGAAACCGTCTGTAAACGCAAAAGGTGATTTTAGTAAAGCCCTGTCGTGTAATGAATTTGTAATGAAACCAGGCGTGAACACCTTTACATTAGTAAGGCACGTTGATCAGCCCGGATTTTACAAAATTGGTCAGCTGTCACTAGTTATCGAggaaaaattagaatttctatCACCTATTTTAAATCCCCGATTATGTTACGAAGTAGCTAAAACTCAACCAGTAGTATCTCTGAAATGTGGTAGAGATTTACTGGCTGGCCTTATTCAAGATATAGAGTTAACTATTATGAGTGGaagtataaaaataacaaaagacATGAAACTTAAATTACGTACGTCCAGAGGATTAACGATACAAGTTGATAATTCAAAGGATGCAATGTCTAAAGAATTAGAAGTATCACTGCCAGTTTGTGAACCATTTCAAACAATACGGCTGAAGTTTAAAGCTCTAGCTGAACTACCACCAAAGAAAGATACTTTATCAATGGAACATaag cTAAATATACAGTGCCCCTGGAATTCAGAAGAAAGTATACCTTTGCATTTTGGCCCTCCACTTATGTCAAATATGAAACTTCACACAGCAAAACAAAGGAAATTCCTTCAAATAATTGTAACAGGGTTAACGAATCAGCTTCTACAACTGATCGAGCCAGAATTGACAACAATAACATCCATAGATGTTAACTTCAAAAGTTTAAATCCGATTGCGGGCCAGAGATTAGTAATAGGAAATGGAATAAACGTATCATTTATGTGGGAACTTGAAATTGGTAAAGATGAAAAGTCTTTGATACCAATAAAGACTGATTTTCGTGTGAAATATGTACCAATCAATGATGCGGAAGAACTGAATGATCTACTTACTGATGATCCTCTACAAACACATCATTTGCAAAGAATGGAAAAATCATGCAGTGTTTATAGATGCAACTTCGATATTACAGATTATGTG ACCTTGTTTACAGTATCATCAAAAGTTGAGGCAGCTGGAAATGGGGGTGAATTTTGTCGTGCTGGTAGCATGTGCCATCTTTATCTCACAGTAACACGTATGTTACCCACTCCTAATCCAAATCCTACACCTCAGTTAATGTATGAGGTTCTTGCTGATCAAGCTATGTGGGCTGTATGTGGTCGTACTGCTGGTATTGTGTCTTTAGAAGTTCTAGAAAAACAAAGTGTCACATTGGACGTGATGCCATTAACCAGTGGTTATTTACCTTTGCCTGTTGTTAGATTGTCTCGATATATTCCAGCTCCTGAATCAAAAAGTG ataTGATTCGTAAAAACGAAATAAGTTCTAGTTCAAGACTAGAACCATTCAGTCCTGGCCAAGTTTATAATGCTAGTAAAGCACAGCAAGTTCATGTTCTACCAGCAGCACCTTCAGAAGCAAATTga